From Candidatus Moraniibacteriota bacterium, one genomic window encodes:
- a CDS encoding transposase encodes MSTRKIPLETNEYYHIYNRGVDKRQTFMNWKDYQRFFQSMDLFNTVNPIGSIYEKLFSENRFGGSTSKNKKKNRLIDLICYCLNPNHYHFVLKQIADKGIEKFMHRLSTGYTGYFNKKHKRSGVLFQGRYKAVHIDTNEQLLHVSVYVNLNNRTHQFGGSTSKLEKPMFLSSWDEYVGKTKFIFCQKDDVFGQFKSKSEYREFAEQTLPSILERKELLKEFEE; translated from the coding sequence ATGAGCACAAGAAAAATTCCATTGGAAACAAATGAATATTACCATATTTATAACAGGGGAGTAGACAAGCGCCAAACTTTCATGAACTGGAAAGATTACCAGCGCTTTTTTCAAAGTATGGATCTTTTTAACACGGTCAATCCCATTGGCAGCATTTATGAGAAACTTTTTTCCGAAAACAGATTTGGAGGTTCAACCTCCAAAAATAAGAAAAAGAATAGATTAATTGATCTTATCTGCTATTGCCTCAATCCCAATCATTATCATTTTGTTTTAAAGCAGATTGCCGACAAAGGAATTGAAAAGTTCATGCACCGGCTGTCTACAGGATACACTGGTTATTTTAACAAGAAGCACAAAAGAAGCGGGGTTCTTTTTCAGGGAAGATACAAAGCCGTTCATATTGATACCAACGAACAATTACTGCACGTGAGCGTTTATGTGAACTTGAATAATAGAACTCACCAATTTGGAGGTTCAACCTCCAAGTTGGAAAAACCCATGTTTTTATCCAGCTGGGATGAATATGTCGGAAAAACTAAGTTTATTTTCTGCCAAAAAGATGATGTTTTTGGACAGTTCAAAAGTAAAAGCGAATATAGAGAATTCGCTGAACAGACACTCCCGAGTATTTTAGAAAGAAAGGAATTATTAAAAGAATTTGAAGAATAA
- a CDS encoding GxxExxY protein: MNEYQRIYDEFSQITNDTNKILEKELCYKIQGCIYNVSNKYGRGLKENIYQKALAEEFAKNNLTFNEQKRINIFSFDTGKKLGTYIPDFLVENKVIIEIKASNFTMKQDIEQQRSYLRISEYEIGYLVNFCTPKLEMKRSIYTNDKKPFIRRINTNIKTNQDESRIRAS; the protein is encoded by the coding sequence ATGAACGAATATCAACGAATTTATGACGAATTTTCACAAATCACGAATGATACGAATAAGATTTTAGAGAAGGAACTTTGCTATAAAATACAGGGTTGCATTTATAATGTTTCCAATAAATACGGCAGAGGATTAAAGGAAAATATTTATCAAAAGGCTTTGGCGGAGGAGTTTGCTAAAAACAATCTAACATTCAATGAACAAAAAAGAATTAACATCTTCTCATTCGACACCGGCAAGAAATTAGGAACTTATATTCCAGATTTTTTGGTTGAAAATAAAGTTATTATAGAAATAAAAGCCAGTAATTTTACGATGAAACAAGACATTGAACAACAGAGATCATATTTAAGGATAAGTGAGTATGAAATAGGCTATTTAGTAAATTTCTGTACGCCTAAATTGGAAATGAAGAGATCCATCTACACCAACGATAAGAAACCCTTTATAAGACGAATTAACACAAATATAAAAACGAATCAAGACGAATCACGAATTCGTGCTTCATAA
- a CDS encoding right-handed parallel beta-helix repeat-containing protein: MRYWKLTIYLLAFCLALAFSHWAKAVYPVAGRRKFLLPGILFALPLFLVVLFFCAKPAYGATEFVATVMQSGGDYSTLNTWENAIDCDLTVATTKVVAGALTRGSFADGVAVTQTASGAAAVMLHDTATQILLISITGTPNATNTWYPTADGSDATNAFTPTDAGDSAIAVAQIDGAWTSADATAVTIDGWTTNSSNYIKIYTTTAARHDGKWNEGKYRLELDPGWSGTVLTSTTANYITITGIQISNTGGGSSSLDLSLGGTNALFDRGILAASPGGGAWLQSTSEIRNTIVYDASYDGIVLAGNGSLARNCTVGYNGRYGIDAYYVSVTATNCLCRNNTGGDFIMGGSYIFTVTYSASGDATADDWDGAGNKISQTFSMVAPTGSPRDFHLNSDDAGARNYGIDLSATFTDDIDGETRPTGAGTWDIGADEYVPLDVKDVRIRGNVKFRGDVKFR; the protein is encoded by the coding sequence ATGCGTTATTGGAAGCTTACAATTTATCTCCTTGCTTTCTGCCTGGCACTCGCCTTCTCTCACTGGGCAAAAGCCGTTTACCCCGTAGCTGGCCGACGAAAGTTTTTACTTCCCGGCATTCTGTTTGCTTTGCCATTATTTCTGGTCGTTCTATTCTTTTGTGCCAAGCCGGCGTACGGGGCCACCGAATTCGTCGCCACCGTGATGCAGTCCGGCGGGGATTACAGCACTCTCAATACATGGGAGAACGCCATTGACTGTGATTTAACCGTCGCTACCACGAAAGTTGTCGCAGGCGCGCTTACTAGAGGCTCATTCGCTGATGGGGTAGCGGTAACTCAAACAGCTTCTGGCGCGGCAGCCGTTATGCTTCACGATACCGCCACCCAGATATTATTGATTTCCATCACCGGTACGCCAAACGCTACCAATACCTGGTATCCCACTGCTGATGGCAGTGACGCAACTAACGCTTTTACGCCCACTGACGCCGGAGATTCTGCCATTGCAGTTGCTCAAATAGACGGCGCCTGGACTTCGGCTGACGCCACGGCTGTTACCATAGACGGCTGGACAACCAATTCGTCAAACTACATCAAAATCTACACCACCACTGCTGCCAGGCACGATGGGAAGTGGAATGAGGGGAAATATAGACTTGAGTTAGACCCTGGCTGGAGTGGGACTGTATTAACAAGTACCACTGCCAATTATATAACTATCACAGGAATCCAGATTAGTAATACGGGCGGGGGATCTTCAAGCCTTGATTTATCCTTAGGAGGTACTAATGCTTTATTTGACAGAGGCATACTTGCCGCAAGTCCTGGCGGTGGGGCATGGCTCCAGTCAACATCAGAGATAAGAAATACAATTGTGTATGATGCTTCTTATGATGGAATAGTGCTGGCAGGAAATGGTTCTTTAGCTCGTAATTGTACTGTTGGATATAATGGTCGCTATGGTATAGATGCTTATTATGTAAGTGTTACTGCAACGAACTGTTTATGCAGAAATAATACTGGCGGCGATTTTATTATGGGAGGTTCTTACATATTCACCGTTACCTATTCTGCCAGCGGAGATGCTACAGCAGACGATTGGGACGGGGCAGGTAATAAAATCAGCCAGACATTTTCAATGGTTGCTCCTACTGGTTCACCAAGGGACTTTCATCTCAATTCAGATGATGCAGGGGCCAGGAATTATGGGATTGACCTTTCGGCTACATTTACAGACGACATAGATGGAGAAACCAGACCGACAGGAGCAGGTACCTGGGACATCGGGGCGGATGAGTATGTACCTTTAGATGTAAAAGATGTAAGAATCCGAGGCAACGTAAAATTCAGAGGCGATGTGAAGTTTAGATAG